One window of Anaerolineales bacterium genomic DNA carries:
- a CDS encoding ACT domain-containing protein gives MTGETDLRTLLNELNPELNPGEYVFCTVNTLNDAAGLKPLFVFQEREGVTVVLSKTQADENILFYSMTCAWITLNVYSSLEAVGLTAAVANALTKAGISCNVVAAYHHDHLFVPFKDSERAMEVLLSLSRG, from the coding sequence ATGACCGGAGAAACCGATCTAAGAACACTTCTCAATGAATTGAATCCCGAACTAAACCCAGGGGAGTATGTCTTTTGCACCGTGAATACATTGAATGATGCCGCGGGACTCAAACCGTTATTCGTCTTTCAAGAGAGAGAAGGGGTGACGGTAGTTTTATCAAAAACACAGGCGGATGAAAATATCTTGTTTTACTCCATGACCTGTGCATGGATCACATTAAACGTTTATTCCTCTCTGGAAGCCGTCGGGTTGACCGCCGCGGTGGCCAACGCGCTGACCAAGGCGGGCATCAGTTGCAATGTGGTTGCCGCCTATCACCACGACCATCTGTTCGTCCCTTTCAAAGACTCGGAACGAGCGATGGAAGTATTGCTCTCATTGTCGCGAGGGTAG
- a CDS encoding class I SAM-dependent methyltransferase — MDFDSLRRLLDQAIASRRNFCETSHEEAFRLFNGFYEGFPDLVLDIYGQTLVIYDFAEQPKKKFILEIADHVRSSLNWLRACLLKSRSGKTRPEQCGVLLFGDEPDRKINEHGIWFAIDLTMNRDAGFYLDTRNLRKWILVNAHGKSVFNSFAYTGSLGIAAAAGRAANVVQTDLNRRVLDLAKDSLSLNNLPIHKKDFIPGDFFSVVARMKSTKRTFDWVILDPPFFSATTRGKIDMLHESERLINKVRPLINDGGVLIAINNALYLSGREYLQTLESVCKDGYLSIRELIPVPEDFIGYQPIGMPITDPAPFNHSTKIAVLDVRRKG; from the coding sequence GCTTCCCGTCGGAATTTTTGCGAAACCAGCCATGAGGAAGCTTTCCGCCTCTTCAACGGATTTTACGAAGGTTTCCCCGATCTTGTTCTTGACATCTATGGGCAGACGCTGGTGATCTATGATTTTGCCGAACAGCCAAAAAAGAAATTCATCCTTGAAATCGCGGATCATGTAAGGTCATCCCTTAACTGGCTACGCGCATGTCTATTGAAGTCCCGTAGTGGAAAAACGCGTCCCGAACAATGTGGGGTTTTGTTATTCGGTGATGAGCCGGACCGCAAAATTAACGAACACGGCATCTGGTTCGCGATCGACCTGACGATGAACCGGGATGCGGGTTTTTATCTCGATACACGCAACTTGCGAAAGTGGATTCTAGTAAACGCTCATGGAAAAAGTGTATTCAACTCGTTCGCCTACACGGGAAGCCTTGGCATCGCCGCCGCGGCTGGCAGGGCTGCGAATGTAGTTCAAACCGATCTGAACCGCAGGGTTCTCGACCTGGCGAAAGATTCCCTTTCTCTCAACAACCTCCCCATTCATAAAAAAGATTTCATACCGGGAGATTTTTTTTCAGTCGTTGCTCGGATGAAAAGCACGAAACGAACTTTCGATTGGGTCATCCTCGATCCGCCTTTCTTTTCCGCCACCACGCGCGGAAAAATAGACATGCTCCATGAGAGCGAACGGCTCATAAACAAAGTCCGCCCGCTGATCAATGACGGCGGGGTTTTAATTGCAATCAACAATGCCCTGTACCTCAGCGGACGGGAATATCTGCAAACACTGGAGTCTGTTTGCAAGGACGGCTACCTCAGCATCCGCGAATTGATCCCTGTACCCGAAGATTTCATTGGATATCAGCCGATCGGAATGCCAATCACCGATCCGGCACCGTTCAACCACTCGACAAAGATCGCTGTTCTGGATGTAAGGAGAAAAGGATGA